In one Babylonia areolata isolate BAREFJ2019XMU chromosome 14, ASM4173473v1, whole genome shotgun sequence genomic region, the following are encoded:
- the LOC143289423 gene encoding uncharacterized protein LOC143289423, which yields MTTAIHTDVSSSPYVTGTDVTMSTSSPGVVTQGDAFRGGCLLVNSSSLTLVPDDSEDLVSRDTLTVMTNVKSMVVMPLFFFIGCPSNLLNLLVFVKHGLRQRINLCLFSLSLVDLLFLTFTFLMYVENLRPGGGGITASARPLGVITEFIMGNHLLGCFGFGWASYFVSTVIAWERCLCVMRPLKAGSLLKTRTVGTVLLVGVGVITAGRFAVTEKFRLVCVVDVVTGLATSMLGVSDYYLVNRSSVDLLDGVVYGLLLPVLTTSLVSIATALTVHRLKKTLQFRKESSSTSSLSLSSAALPAREVALTRMLIYLSLQLVVLLTPNVLLRFSLLFLPQLSSTGDWANLYFLMISVVEMCAAANSSLNIVIYVFCGSKYRRTVSEMAAGFCARRGGPARGGDVAVTKESNLNLSSSVSTANPASASASQE from the coding sequence ATGACCACCGCTATCCACACCGACGTCAGCTCTTCACCCTACGTCACTGGCACTGACGTCACCATGTCTACCTCTTCCCCGGGCGTGGTGACGCAGGGTGACGCGTTCAGGGGTGGCTGCCTGCTGGTGAACTCCTCCTCCCTGACGCTGGTTCCCGACGACAGCGAGGACCTGGTCAGCCGTGACACCCTTACCGTCATGACCAACGTCAAGAGCATGGTCGTCatgcctctcttcttcttcatcggctGCCCCTCCAACCTGCTCAACCTCCTCGTCTTCGTCAAGCACGGCCTGAGGCAGCGCATCAACCTGtgcctcttctccctctctcttgtggacctcctcttcctcaccttcACCTTCCTCATGTACGTCGAGAACCTCCGCCCAGGAGGCGGCGGCATCACGGCCTCGGCGAGGCCTCTCGGGGTGATCACCGAGTTCATCATGGGCAACCACCTGCTGGGCTGCTTCGGCTTCGGCTGGGCGTCCTACTTCGTCTCCACAGTCATCGCCTGGGAGCGTTGCTTGTGCGTGATGCGGCCGCTGAAGGCCGGAAGCCTGCTGAAGACCCGCACCGTGGGGACCGTTcttctggtgggggtgggggtcatcacCGCGGGCCGCTTCGCCGTCACGGAGAAGTTCCGGCTGGTGTGCGTAGTGGACGTGGTGACGGGCCTGGCGACGTCCATGCTGGGGGTCAGTGACTACTACCTGGTCAACAGATCTTCCGTGGACCTTCTCGACGGTGTGGTCTACGGGCTCCTCCTGCCCGTCCTTACCACCTCCCTGGTGTCCATCGCCACGGCGCTCACCGTCCACAGGCTGAAGAAGACCCTGCAGTTCCGGAAGGAgtcgtcctccacctcctccttgtccttgtcctccgCCGCCCTGCCGGCGCGGGAGGTGGCGCTGACGCGGATGTTGATCTACCTGTCGCTGCAGTTAGTGGTGCTGTTGACGCCCAACGTCTTGCTACGCTTCTCGTTGCTCTTCCTGCCCCAGCTGAGCAGCACGGGCGACTGGGCCAACCTGTACTTCCTCATGATCAGCGTCGTGGAGATGTGCGCGGCGGCCAACTCGTCCCTCAACATCGTCATCTACGTCTTCTGCGGGTCCAAGTACCGCCGAACGGTCAGCGAGATGGCCGCGGGCTTCTGCGCGAGGCGGGGGGGCCCTGCACGGGGGGGAGATGTGGCGGTCACCAAGGAGTCCAACCttaacctttcttcttctgtcagcaCCGCCAACCCCGCCAGTGCCTCAGCAAGCCAGGAGTAG